The genomic region GCCGGGCGTGGCGGCGCTGCCGGACAGCGGCTGAGCCGCCGGCTTCGCTCAGATCACGATCGTGATGCCGGCGCGCCGCCCGGCCCGCCTGACGTCAGCGAGGAACAAAGGCTCACGCCGCCCGTCCCGGCGGGCGACGACTCGGAAGTCGAGGGTGCGCACGCGGTCCCCGAAGAAGAGGCAAGCATCGTCAGGGTCGCACTGATTCGAGGTCCACACCAGCCCCTGCACCTCCGGAAACTGGTCATGAACCGCCTTGGCCCAAGCGGCCGTTCGTGGGTAGAGCTTCGGCGAGCTCCCAATCAGCGAGTTACGGGAAATGTGCCATTTCGACAGATCGGGCTCGCGGAGGCTGGCAAGCCGGATGTCGCACCGAAGCTCGAGCGTTCCGTGGACGCAGTCCATGACGCGGCTCGACAACACGGACTTCCTCTTTGCCTTCGCGGGCACGTCATGGAAGATGGTTTCGTACGCAGCCGCAATGAAGGTGCTCCCCGCATACAGCGACGGAACGCATCGTCCGCGGGCATCCAGGATCGGCGCAAACCGCGTCGGATTGCCCCGGCACGGGTTGAATTCGTTGGAGAGCCGGTTCCAGGCGTGCACGCGATGCAAACGGGTTCCCGCCTGGCGCACCACGATATTTGGAGGCGCGAGCGCGGGTGAGGGCCCGAGAATCGTCACACTACGAACGCCCGTCAGCCCTCGGCCCGCTCAGCGAGCCGTCGCGCCGCTTCGACGACCTCGCCGGGCGCATCGAGCCGGTCCTGTGGCTCCGCCCCGTCGAGCCAGCCGTTTCCGGACGCGAACCACAGGGCGATCTGCCACCCGGTCGCCGTTGCAGGAACCTCACGGAGAATCCGCTTGACGATGGGTCGGGGCTGTCCGTCCTCGAATTGAAACGCCGGGTACAGATCCCGGCCCCCGTGGCGAACGGCAAACACTCTTCGTTCCCGCTTCCAGCGCGATGCCGGTTCGCTCGCGTTCTTCGGGCTGAGCCCCGAGGCGGCGCGGATCTCGGGTCCGGTAAGCACCCGCGTTTCCTGCAGGTAGTCGGCCCGCAGCCGGGCATTGTCCGTTTCCAGTTCGGCGCGAACCTCGGCGCGCGGCGCGTCCGGAAGGATGCTCCGGATCATCAACTCGATGTTGCGCTCGGTGAGTTCCTGCCGGTGTATCGCAGCCATCGACGGCAGACGCGCGAGCACGCGCCGAAAGAGCTCGGCGAGTTCCCAATCCGCGGTCCCCACGAGGGCCCAATCGCCCGGCATTCCGGCATCGGTATTGGCGATCCGCTCGCGAAGCCGCTCGGGAAGCGCGCTGATGTCGTCGGCAGCCAGGAAGAAACTGACCAGCAGGTTCGTCTGACAGGCCTCCGGCTGCGCCTTGTCGCGTGACATCCTCGCTAGTATGGATACTAGTGAAAATCAGGTCAAGGCACGTGCCGTGGCACGAGTCCGCGACAGTGACGGAACGGCAGACGCTCCAGCTTGAGCGGCTCGTGAGTCATAGGCTCGTGGCGGTTCGAATCCCCCCTTCCGCCCCTTCCGCACCACCAGAGTAGAATCGACGCCCGATGGCAGCTCGGAAGCGTGGGGGCCCGGTTGCCGGCGCTCGACTGGGCGTCGGGGGCCCGTGAAGGCCTGGTCGTCGTGTCGAAGCGACACACAT from Acidobacteriota bacterium harbors:
- a CDS encoding RES domain-containing protein translates to MTGVRSVTILGPSPALAPPNIVVRQAGTRLHRVHAWNRLSNEFNPCRGNPTRFAPILDARGRCVPSLYAGSTFIAAAYETIFHDVPAKAKRKSVLSSRVMDCVHGTLELRCDIRLASLREPDLSKWHISRNSLIGSSPKLYPRTAAWAKAVHDQFPEVQGLVWTSNQCDPDDACLFFGDRVRTLDFRVVARRDGRREPLFLADVRRAGRRAGITIVI